One window of the Streptomyces sp. NBC_00654 genome contains the following:
- a CDS encoding amino acid adenylation domain-containing protein, with the protein MTAALGPTGVQVPLSRDQERTWFVDQMSSHPSDYLIPLRLRLAGPLDRPALRRALTALVTRHEVLRTAVVAHGGTPVGLVLPPGSVTLRETDADDPAAREHALAQEATTLVDLATGPPMRALLVRHGPAEHTLALTVHHVAADDWSCALLYEELAAAYAAFTTDSDPGSETATGSGSATDPGFPVSVPAEPYRTTAARLDALAAEEADSGGLDHWREVLADLTPFELPGDRPRPPVRAGRGAGRTAFVLPPAVADRLTTLGRSLGATPAMVLTAAVQAVLHRYTGRTDVTTGTTYARRDDPATERLVGVLINMLPLRGLPHPDLSFREYAEQIRDVSLDAYDHAEVPFDRLVEEIAPERDPSRTPLFQILVNFRSGRRRAPRLPGLTVTELPMPYEGAKYDLCVSFEHTPDGLWCGVNWDTDLYDATTVDRLTGWLQRLLEHVAEHPDSRLDDIPLLSGAEQDALRALSLRPSADTPSACLHELVARRAAATPDAVALVADDGGTTTYAALDAAANAVAHRLAAHGVGRDTPVGLHIDRSAEMVVGLLGILKAGGAYLPVETATPAARVATLLGDARATVCLAAPEHAGTVTRAGAVALTVDPTAAAEPLPVTNSPDDLCAVYYTSGSTGRPKGVACTHRGWVNRMAWMQRRHGLRPGETVLHKTTLPFDDAAVEILWPLIEGGTVALLPPGLHRDPRALVDAAVRHRAVHVQFVPSVLELFLEELTPADITALRRHLRSVLSSGEALRPVLVSRFRDAFGDTVSLDNTWGATEVSIDSTFHVCGPDDTGGTGAVRLGRPMDNNEVLVLDHRLVPLPPGVPGELCIAGTGLARGYLGDPAKTAGAFVPHPYRPGERLYRTGDRGRMNPDGTFSYLERMDRQVKVRGVRVELGEVEAALREHPAVTDAAVVARRAASGDLRLAAYLALGDPPATAAEIREHLTARLPGYAMPGTLTVLPALPRSASGKLSPGELPEPDPSDHPHTDHVEPRDETERVLAEIWAEVLGVPRLGVLDDFFGLGGHSLLATRAVNRMRQAFTTPLPLSVIFECPTVAAAAERIHDLILAEIEDMSDDEVRHLLAGSAEVPVPADSERGTTR; encoded by the coding sequence GTGACCGCCGCCCTCGGCCCCACCGGGGTCCAGGTACCGCTCAGCCGCGACCAGGAACGCACCTGGTTCGTCGACCAGATGAGCAGCCATCCCTCGGACTACCTCATCCCGCTCCGGCTGCGTCTCGCCGGCCCCCTCGACCGGCCGGCCCTGCGCCGGGCCCTGACCGCGCTGGTCACCCGGCACGAGGTGCTGCGCACCGCCGTCGTCGCGCACGGCGGGACCCCCGTCGGGCTGGTCCTGCCGCCCGGGTCCGTCACGCTCCGCGAGACGGACGCCGACGACCCGGCCGCCCGTGAGCACGCGCTCGCCCAGGAAGCCACCACACTCGTCGACCTGGCCACCGGACCGCCGATGCGCGCCCTGCTGGTGCGCCACGGCCCCGCGGAGCACACCCTCGCCCTGACGGTCCACCATGTCGCCGCCGACGACTGGTCCTGCGCCCTGCTGTACGAGGAACTCGCCGCCGCATACGCGGCGTTCACCACGGACTCCGACCCCGGCTCCGAGACCGCCACCGGCTCCGGCTCTGCCACCGACCCCGGCTTCCCGGTGTCCGTACCCGCCGAGCCCTACCGCACCACCGCGGCCCGGCTGGACGCCCTGGCCGCAGAAGAGGCGGACTCCGGCGGACTCGACCACTGGCGCGAGGTCCTCGCCGACCTCACCCCGTTCGAGCTGCCCGGGGACCGGCCGAGGCCACCGGTCCGCGCCGGACGCGGCGCCGGGCGTACCGCCTTCGTCCTGCCGCCCGCCGTCGCGGACCGGCTCACCACGCTCGGCCGCTCCCTCGGCGCCACCCCCGCGATGGTGCTGACCGCCGCCGTCCAGGCCGTCCTGCACCGGTACACCGGCCGCACCGACGTCACCACGGGCACCACCTACGCCCGCCGGGACGACCCCGCCACCGAACGGCTCGTCGGCGTCCTGATCAACATGCTGCCGCTGCGCGGCCTGCCGCACCCGGACCTCTCCTTCCGGGAGTACGCCGAGCAGATCCGGGACGTGTCGCTGGACGCGTACGACCACGCCGAGGTGCCCTTCGACCGGCTGGTCGAGGAGATCGCCCCCGAGCGCGACCCCTCCCGCACCCCCCTGTTCCAGATCCTCGTCAACTTCCGCAGCGGACGCCGCCGCGCACCCCGGCTGCCGGGCCTGACGGTGACCGAGCTGCCGATGCCGTACGAAGGCGCGAAGTACGACCTCTGCGTCAGCTTCGAGCACACCCCCGACGGGCTGTGGTGCGGCGTCAACTGGGACACCGACCTCTACGACGCCACCACCGTCGACCGGCTGACCGGCTGGCTGCAGCGGCTCCTGGAGCATGTCGCCGAACACCCCGACAGCCGTCTCGACGACATTCCGCTCCTCTCCGGCGCCGAACAGGACGCTCTGCGCGCCCTGTCGCTGCGCCCGTCCGCCGACACGCCGAGCGCGTGCCTGCACGAGCTGGTCGCCCGCCGCGCGGCGGCCACCCCCGACGCCGTCGCGCTCGTCGCCGACGACGGCGGCACGACGACATACGCCGCGCTGGACGCCGCCGCCAACGCCGTCGCGCACCGGCTGGCCGCGCACGGCGTCGGCCGGGACACGCCCGTGGGCCTGCACATCGACCGGTCGGCCGAGATGGTCGTGGGCCTCCTCGGCATCCTCAAGGCCGGCGGCGCCTACCTGCCCGTCGAGACCGCCACACCCGCCGCCCGGGTCGCCACCCTCCTCGGCGACGCACGGGCCACCGTGTGCCTGGCCGCCCCGGAGCACGCCGGCACCGTGACCCGGGCGGGCGCCGTCGCGCTGACGGTCGACCCGACCGCCGCGGCGGAACCGCTGCCCGTGACCAACAGCCCCGACGACCTCTGCGCCGTCTACTACACCTCCGGCTCCACCGGCCGCCCCAAGGGCGTGGCCTGCACCCACCGGGGCTGGGTCAACCGCATGGCCTGGATGCAGCGGCGGCACGGCCTCCGGCCCGGCGAGACCGTCCTGCACAAGACGACCCTGCCCTTCGACGACGCCGCCGTCGAGATCCTGTGGCCGCTGATCGAGGGCGGCACGGTCGCCCTGCTGCCCCCCGGGCTGCACCGCGACCCGCGCGCCCTCGTGGACGCCGCGGTCCGCCACCGCGCGGTGCACGTCCAGTTCGTGCCGAGCGTGCTGGAACTCTTCCTGGAGGAACTCACCCCCGCCGACATCACCGCGCTCCGCCGCCATCTGCGCAGCGTGCTCTCCAGCGGCGAGGCGCTGCGCCCCGTCCTGGTGAGCCGGTTCCGCGACGCGTTCGGCGACACGGTCAGCCTCGACAACACCTGGGGTGCCACCGAGGTGTCGATCGACTCCACCTTCCATGTGTGCGGACCGGACGACACCGGGGGCACCGGAGCGGTCCGCCTCGGCCGCCCCATGGACAACAACGAGGTACTGGTCCTCGACCACCGGCTCGTACCGCTGCCGCCCGGCGTCCCCGGCGAACTGTGCATCGCCGGAACCGGACTGGCCCGCGGCTACCTGGGCGACCCGGCCAAGACCGCCGGCGCCTTCGTACCGCACCCCTACCGGCCCGGCGAACGCCTCTACCGCACCGGCGACCGGGGGCGGATGAACCCGGACGGCACCTTCTCCTACCTGGAGCGGATGGACCGTCAGGTCAAGGTGCGCGGGGTACGCGTGGAACTCGGCGAGGTCGAGGCCGCGCTGCGCGAACACCCCGCCGTCACGGACGCGGCGGTGGTGGCCCGCCGCGCCGCCTCCGGCGACCTCCGGCTCGCCGCGTACCTCGCCCTCGGCGACCCGCCGGCCACGGCCGCGGAGATCCGCGAACACCTCACCGCCCGGCTGCCCGGGTACGCGATGCCCGGCACCCTCACCGTCCTGCCCGCCCTGCCCCGCTCCGCCAGCGGCAAGCTCAGCCCCGGCGAGCTGCCCGAACCCGACCCGTCCGACCACCCGCACACGGACCACGTCGAACCCCGCGACGAGACCGAACGGGTCCTCGCGGAGATCTGGGCCGAGGTGCTCGGCGTGCCCCGGCTCGGTGTGCTGGACGACTTCTTCGGTCTCGGCGGCCACTCACTGCTCGCCACCCGCGCCGTCAACCGTATGCGGCAGGCGTTCACCACCCCTCTGCCGCTCAGCGTGATCTTCGAATGCCCCACCGTCGCCGCGGCGGCGGAACGCATCCATGACCTGATCCTCGCCGAGATCGAGGACATGTCCGATGACGAGGTCCGGCACCTGCTCGCCGGATCCGCCGAGGTCCCCGTCCCCGCGGACAGCGAACGAGGTACGACACGATGA
- a CDS encoding non-ribosomal peptide synthetase, giving the protein MTIPLLHEAFLAHAARTPDAPALLWSGSTVSYGTLERRSARLARRLRAAGVGRDSLVGVCVSRGPGLATALLAVARAGGAWVPLDPAYPRDRLEYMLRDSGTALVIADAPSADRLPGGVRLLDPEGREGPVDPEDPEDREGREGRVDPVDREGSEDPEGPVPADASPLAGLPTRTPQDLAYVIYTSGSTGRPKGVLVEHGTVAATVAGMRTEWGVTAEDRVLQFAPSSFDASVCEHGIALTAGAALVLAGPDSVVPGPGLLELLAGARATVAVLPPSVVAALPDTALPDLRTLVCAGEALPAEVAAHWGRGRRMINAYGPTETSICATTGEVTGTGAPDIGRPLPGVRVDLLDSDGRPVPPGGTGEMTVSGAGVTRGYAGRPALTAERFVPVAGGRRAYRTGDLARLLPDGRLAYAGRADHQVKIRGFRVEPGEIAEVLRAHPAVADAVVVPRDGVLVGYAAAPGTPADAAELRAWCARSLPAHMVPAAVVVLPALPLTPSGKVDRESLPRHGRASAGLAEAREEPATATERTVAALMSELLGGTDVGATDDFFRLGGHSLLVGRLAARLRDDLGADVPLSGLFRHATPRAVAALIDGGPDRAGATAPAPPPLRHADRTRPLPLSYPQERIWYLEQISPRNPAYRVQAALHLTGPLDLPALRAALTELVRRHEIFRTAFREIDGVPAQCPVDPDGIDLDVPLVDLSALSGTACEDAWRDLVAREKSRPFDLERPPLVRWVVARTGPDAHRLLHLEHHLVHDGWSFAVFVDELTRLYAVFAADGPALPEPRFQFADLAAWQRSWLSGPTLDRYLDHWSDALAGAPAALELPTDRPRPPEFTFRGGMVSFRLAPEEYALLRSRAREAGVTLYSMMLTAFAALMSRYSAQDDFVLGVGVANRRLTEAERLIGMMVNTVPLRVRLDGDPTFRALLARVHATAVEGYAWQDVPLQRLVRALAPVRDLSRNPLFSALFSFHDSAVPDLDFAGLRGEVSVEHNGSAKADLNVVVIPRAEQRVGLRPSDEDDSITVLWEYAADLFDADTMRRMAQAYQDLLRAALDDPDQPVSRLPLTGATPDARSGNGARCGADVRSGDGARSGDGARSGTGADGPGPVALAERHIAERPGAPALRTGPHTLTYADLGARAGLLADRLTAAGAGPGRTVAVRLPAGAGLVTALVAGARTGAVCTVLDAGEEPAAGAVLVSGAPEDGTVLVSGVPEDAGREDTGREPVAGATARSPRPPAAPPADTDVLAVADGTGVTHGALRAALAALDSLGLGPERVPQVNPVTGPLFLVELWTTLGRGGTLDLPEEAAGSTAPRTAAKSAAHTAAHAAPHTAAHAAPQSAPQAAPQATPLGAPHTAPQATPLAALLGAREEPFSALLLPDTTANTLLAHHLPALAHGTEALLVLGPDADPSALRAAAGACRLATGLGTPALPVALTRTHHPSPGDDGTVVPVGIPAPGVTAVVLDGRGEPLPPGVPGELHLAHAESGPPLPTGHRARRTPTGEFEALGPAGTWPTVSGFRVAPHETRARLTAHRAIAEAAVLPTGGELHAYLVPHSGGRAPDDGELVEFLAERLPDYQIPARFVTVAALPAPPDRRATGRPAART; this is encoded by the coding sequence ATGACGATCCCCCTGCTGCACGAGGCGTTCCTGGCGCACGCCGCGCGCACCCCCGACGCCCCGGCCCTGCTCTGGTCCGGCTCCACGGTCAGCTACGGCACCCTGGAACGCCGCTCGGCCCGGCTCGCCCGGCGGCTGCGCGCCGCCGGGGTCGGCCGGGACAGCCTGGTCGGCGTCTGCGTCAGCCGAGGGCCGGGCCTGGCCACCGCACTGCTCGCCGTGGCACGGGCGGGCGGCGCCTGGGTCCCGCTGGACCCGGCCTACCCCCGGGACCGGCTGGAGTACATGCTCCGCGACTCGGGCACCGCCCTGGTGATCGCCGACGCCCCCTCGGCGGACCGGCTGCCCGGCGGCGTACGCCTGCTGGACCCCGAAGGCCGCGAGGGACCCGTAGACCCCGAAGACCCCGAAGACCGTGAAGGCCGCGAGGGCCGCGTAGATCCCGTAGACCGCGAAGGCTCCGAAGACCCCGAGGGACCCGTACCGGCCGACGCGTCTCCGCTCGCCGGCCTGCCCACGCGTACGCCCCAGGACCTCGCCTATGTCATCTACACCTCCGGTTCCACCGGCCGCCCCAAGGGCGTGCTCGTCGAACACGGCACCGTCGCCGCCACCGTGGCCGGTATGCGCACCGAGTGGGGCGTCACCGCCGAGGACCGGGTCCTGCAGTTCGCGCCGTCCAGCTTCGACGCCTCCGTCTGCGAGCACGGCATCGCCCTGACCGCCGGTGCGGCCCTGGTCCTCGCCGGCCCCGACAGCGTCGTCCCCGGACCCGGTCTGCTGGAGCTGCTGGCAGGCGCGCGGGCGACCGTCGCCGTCCTGCCGCCGTCCGTCGTCGCCGCCCTGCCCGACACCGCGCTCCCCGACCTGCGCACCCTCGTGTGCGCGGGTGAGGCGCTGCCCGCCGAGGTGGCCGCCCACTGGGGCCGGGGCCGGCGCATGATCAACGCCTACGGGCCCACCGAGACCTCGATCTGCGCCACCACCGGGGAGGTGACCGGCACCGGGGCGCCCGACATCGGCCGCCCGCTGCCGGGTGTGCGCGTCGACCTCCTCGACAGCGACGGACGGCCCGTACCGCCCGGCGGGACCGGGGAGATGACCGTCTCCGGCGCCGGAGTGACCCGTGGTTACGCCGGCCGGCCGGCCCTGACCGCCGAACGCTTCGTGCCCGTCGCGGGCGGCCGGCGCGCCTACCGCACCGGCGACCTGGCCCGGCTGCTGCCCGACGGCCGCCTCGCCTACGCGGGCCGCGCCGACCACCAGGTCAAGATCCGCGGCTTCCGCGTCGAACCCGGCGAGATCGCCGAGGTGCTGCGCGCCCACCCGGCCGTCGCCGACGCCGTGGTCGTCCCCCGCGACGGGGTCCTCGTCGGGTACGCCGCCGCCCCCGGGACCCCCGCCGACGCGGCGGAACTGCGCGCGTGGTGCGCCCGAAGCCTGCCGGCCCACATGGTGCCCGCCGCCGTCGTCGTCCTGCCCGCGCTGCCCCTCACCCCCAGCGGCAAGGTGGACCGCGAGTCCCTGCCGAGGCACGGCCGGGCCAGCGCGGGGCTCGCCGAGGCCCGCGAGGAACCGGCCACCGCGACCGAACGGACCGTCGCCGCCCTCATGTCGGAGCTGCTCGGCGGCACCGACGTCGGCGCCACCGACGACTTCTTCCGGCTCGGCGGCCACTCCCTGCTGGTGGGCCGCCTCGCCGCCCGCCTCCGCGACGACCTGGGCGCCGACGTCCCCCTCTCCGGGCTGTTCCGGCACGCCACCCCCCGCGCCGTCGCCGCGCTCATCGACGGCGGCCCCGACCGGGCCGGGGCCACCGCGCCCGCCCCGCCCCCGCTGCGGCACGCCGACCGCACCCGCCCCCTGCCCCTGTCCTATCCCCAGGAACGCATCTGGTACCTGGAACAGATCTCGCCCCGCAACCCCGCCTACCGGGTCCAGGCCGCACTCCACCTCACGGGCCCGCTCGACCTCCCCGCCCTGCGGGCCGCGCTCACCGAACTCGTCCGCCGCCACGAGATCTTCCGTACCGCCTTCCGGGAGATCGACGGCGTACCCGCACAGTGCCCCGTCGACCCGGACGGCATCGACCTGGACGTACCGCTGGTGGACCTCTCCGCGCTGTCCGGGACCGCGTGCGAGGACGCCTGGCGGGACCTGGTCGCCCGGGAGAAGTCCCGCCCGTTCGACCTGGAGAGGCCCCCGCTGGTCCGCTGGGTCGTGGCCAGGACCGGACCCGACGCACACCGCCTGCTGCACCTGGAGCACCACCTGGTGCACGACGGCTGGTCGTTCGCCGTGTTCGTCGACGAACTGACCCGCCTGTACGCCGTGTTCGCCGCCGACGGGCCCGCCCTGCCCGAGCCCCGCTTCCAGTTCGCGGACCTCGCGGCCTGGCAGCGCTCCTGGCTGAGCGGCCCCACCCTCGACCGCTACCTCGACCACTGGAGCGACGCCCTCGCCGGAGCCCCCGCCGCCCTGGAGCTCCCCACCGACCGGCCCCGCCCACCGGAGTTCACCTTCCGCGGCGGCATGGTCTCGTTCCGGCTCGCCCCCGAGGAGTACGCCCTGCTGCGCTCCCGGGCCCGGGAGGCCGGCGTCACGCTCTACTCGATGATGCTGACCGCGTTCGCCGCCCTGATGTCGCGCTACAGCGCCCAGGACGACTTCGTACTCGGTGTCGGCGTCGCCAACCGCAGGCTCACCGAGGCCGAGCGCCTGATCGGCATGATGGTCAACACCGTGCCGCTGCGCGTCCGGCTCGACGGCGATCCGACCTTCCGCGCCCTGCTCGCCCGGGTGCACGCCACCGCCGTGGAGGGCTACGCCTGGCAGGACGTACCGCTCCAGCGCCTGGTCAGGGCCCTCGCGCCGGTACGTGACCTGTCGCGCAACCCGCTGTTCTCCGCCCTGTTCAGCTTCCATGATTCCGCCGTGCCCGACCTCGACTTCGCCGGACTGCGCGGCGAGGTGTCCGTGGAGCACAACGGGTCCGCCAAGGCCGACCTGAACGTGGTCGTCATCCCACGCGCCGAACAGCGGGTGGGACTGCGTCCCAGCGACGAGGACGACTCGATCACCGTCCTGTGGGAGTACGCCGCCGACCTCTTCGACGCGGACACCATGCGACGGATGGCCCAGGCCTACCAGGACCTGCTGCGCGCCGCCCTCGACGACCCGGACCAGCCGGTCTCCCGGCTGCCCCTGACCGGAGCCACCCCTGACGCGCGGTCCGGAAACGGCGCGCGGTGCGGCGCTGACGTGCGATCCGGCGACGGCGCGCGGTCCGGCGACGGCGCGCGGTCCGGCACCGGAGCCGACGGTCCGGGTCCGGTCGCGCTGGCGGAACGGCACATCGCCGAGCGCCCCGGCGCCCCGGCGCTGAGGACCGGACCGCACACGCTCACCTACGCGGACCTCGGCGCCCGCGCCGGTCTCCTCGCCGACCGGCTCACCGCCGCCGGCGCGGGACCCGGCCGGACCGTCGCCGTACGGCTGCCGGCGGGCGCCGGCCTGGTCACGGCCCTGGTGGCCGGGGCACGGACGGGAGCCGTCTGCACGGTGCTCGACGCTGGGGAGGAACCGGCGGCCGGTGCGGTGCTGGTGAGCGGTGCGCCGGAGGACGGGACGGTGCTGGTGAGCGGGGTGCCGGAGGACGCGGGCCGGGAGGACACGGGCCGGGAGCCGGTGGCCGGCGCCACGGCCCGGAGCCCCCGTCCGCCCGCCGCGCCCCCCGCCGACACGGACGTACTCGCCGTCGCGGACGGCACCGGGGTGACCCACGGCGCCCTCCGGGCCGCCCTGGCCGCGCTGGACTCCCTCGGGCTCGGCCCGGAGCGGGTCCCGCAGGTCAACCCGGTGACCGGCCCCCTCTTCCTGGTGGAGCTGTGGACCACACTGGGCCGCGGCGGCACCCTCGACCTACCGGAGGAAGCAGCGGGCTCCACTGCTCCGCGAACCGCCGCGAAATCCGCCGCGCACACCGCCGCGCACGCTGCTCCGCACACCGCCGCGCACGCTGCTCCGCAATCCGCCCCGCAGGCTGCTCCGCAGGCCACCCCGCTCGGCGCCCCGCACACCGCCCCGCAGGCCACCCCGCTCGCCGCACTGCTCGGCGCACGCGAGGAACCGTTCAGCGCGCTCCTGCTGCCCGACACCACCGCCAACACCCTGCTGGCACACCACCTTCCCGCTCTCGCCCACGGCACCGAAGCCCTGCTCGTCCTCGGCCCGGACGCCGACCCGTCCGCGCTGCGCGCGGCGGCCGGTGCCTGCCGGCTCGCGACCGGGCTGGGCACGCCCGCCCTCCCGGTGGCCCTGACCCGTACCCACCACCCGTCCCCCGGGGACGACGGGACCGTCGTCCCCGTCGGCATCCCGGCCCCCGGTGTCACCGCCGTCGTCCTGGACGGCCGCGGAGAGCCCCTGCCACCCGGCGTACCCGGTGAACTGCACCTCGCGCACGCCGAGTCGGGACCGCCGCTGCCCACCGGGCACCGCGCCCGGCGCACGCCCACGGGTGAGTTCGAGGCGCTGGGCCCCGCCGGGACCTGGCCGACCGTCTCGGGTTTCCGCGTCGCGCCCCACGAGACCCGCGCCCGGCTGACCGCTCACCGCGCGATCGCCGAAGCGGCCGTCCTGCCCACCGGCGGCGAACTGCACGCGTACCTCGTGCCGCACTCCGGCGGCCGCGCCCCGGACGACGGCGAACTCGTGGAGTTCCTCGCCGAACGGCTTCCCGACTACCAGATCCCGGCCCGCTTCGTCACGGTGGCCGCGCTGCCCGCACCGCCGGACCGGCGCGCCACCGGGCGGCCGGCCGCCCGGACCTGA
- a CDS encoding GHMP kinase — translation MPFGTTATARTAVRVFGTHHSSSHHGEILQGVFETRGRLRRALLTLPCPLYGSRADFEPSPAADHITVLDPWRIKAGRAAELALRTLDGPFTGGTLRVSSNIPPGRGLGSSTADVLAAIGAVYDAAGRTPDPAQSAVLAVAAETASDALMYPDRAVLFAHRKGEVVEDMGGGLMPLAVLGFGTSRDGAGVATLELPPARYTVWEIEAFRPLLGLARRAIRTGDVGLIGRVATASARLNQRHLPVSGLEDLLRAGEEAGAAGLQIAHSGDIAGLLFDPRPPGLAARTDDARKRLAALGVEDTWYFTTKG, via the coding sequence ATGCCCTTCGGTACCACAGCCACAGCCAGGACGGCGGTCCGCGTCTTCGGCACCCACCACAGCAGCAGCCACCACGGAGAGATCCTCCAAGGCGTCTTCGAGACCCGGGGACGGCTGCGGCGCGCCCTGCTCACCCTGCCCTGCCCGCTGTACGGTTCCCGGGCCGACTTCGAGCCGTCACCGGCCGCCGACCACATCACCGTGCTCGACCCGTGGCGGATCAAGGCGGGCCGCGCCGCCGAGCTGGCCCTGCGCACGCTGGACGGCCCCTTCACGGGCGGCACCCTCCGGGTGAGCAGCAACATCCCGCCCGGCCGTGGCCTGGGCTCGTCCACCGCCGACGTCCTCGCCGCCATCGGCGCGGTGTACGACGCCGCCGGACGTACCCCCGACCCGGCCCAGAGCGCCGTCCTGGCCGTGGCCGCGGAGACCGCCTCCGACGCGCTGATGTACCCGGACCGGGCCGTCCTCTTCGCCCACCGCAAGGGCGAGGTCGTCGAGGACATGGGCGGCGGACTGATGCCGCTGGCCGTGCTCGGCTTCGGCACCAGCCGGGACGGCGCCGGCGTCGCCACACTCGAACTGCCCCCGGCCCGCTACACCGTCTGGGAGATCGAGGCGTTCCGCCCGCTCCTCGGCCTGGCCCGGCGCGCGATCCGTACGGGCGACGTCGGCCTGATCGGCCGGGTGGCCACCGCCAGCGCCCGGCTCAACCAGCGCCACCTTCCCGTGTCGGGACTGGAGGATCTCCTCCGGGCCGGCGAGGAGGCGGGCGCCGCCGGCCTCCAGATCGCGCACAGCGGCGACATCGCGGGCCTGCTCTTCGACCCCCGCCCGCCCGGCCTCGCCGCCCGCACCGACGACGCCCGCAAGCGGCTCGCCGCGCTGGGCGTCGAGGACACCTGGTACTTCACCACCAAAGGATGA
- a CDS encoding pyridoxal-phosphate dependent enzyme: MPSPVLSAPSDSIVDATVLPRLIRLGPNLCGAAFSLMKLLPARFMLDRAEQRGELAPGTTVLETSSGTFALGLAMVCRLRGYPLVIVGDPAIDPVLRVRLEELGTRVEICTEPSPQGGFQRARLDRLEELRAEYPDHYVPGQYHNPDNPNAYAAVAEQLTESLGLVDCLVGPVGSGGSTGGTAAFLRLLQPGLRLIGVDTSPSAIFGQPDGPRTVRGLGNSLVPPNVRHTAYDEVHWAGPTEVFRATRDLHARHALYMGPTSGAAFLVARWYAEQHPDAQVVALLPDEGHRYQDSVYQDEWLAARGFLDAPPATAPRTVTHPEQALGDWARMEWRRRSLDDALRAPGTDHAATAPREPR; encoded by the coding sequence ATGCCTTCGCCCGTTCTGTCCGCACCCAGTGACTCCATCGTCGACGCGACGGTCCTGCCCCGCCTGATCCGCCTCGGCCCCAATCTGTGCGGGGCAGCCTTCAGCCTGATGAAGCTGCTGCCGGCCCGGTTCATGCTCGACCGGGCCGAGCAGCGGGGCGAACTCGCCCCGGGGACCACCGTCCTGGAGACCTCCTCCGGCACCTTCGCGCTCGGCCTGGCGATGGTCTGCCGGCTGCGCGGCTACCCCCTGGTCATCGTCGGAGACCCGGCCATCGACCCCGTGCTCCGCGTGCGCCTGGAGGAGCTGGGCACCCGTGTGGAGATCTGCACGGAGCCCAGCCCGCAGGGCGGGTTCCAACGGGCCCGGCTGGACCGGCTGGAGGAGCTGCGCGCCGAGTACCCCGACCACTACGTCCCGGGCCAGTACCACAACCCGGACAACCCCAACGCCTACGCCGCCGTCGCCGAGCAGCTCACCGAGAGCCTCGGGCTCGTGGACTGCCTCGTCGGCCCGGTCGGCTCCGGCGGATCCACCGGCGGCACCGCCGCGTTCCTGCGGCTGCTCCAGCCCGGCCTGCGCCTGATCGGCGTGGACACCTCGCCCAGCGCCATCTTCGGCCAGCCCGACGGACCCCGCACCGTGCGGGGTCTGGGCAACAGCCTCGTACCGCCGAACGTCAGGCACACCGCCTACGACGAGGTGCACTGGGCGGGCCCCACCGAGGTCTTCCGGGCCACCCGCGACCTGCACGCCCGGCACGCCCTGTACATGGGGCCCACCAGCGGCGCCGCGTTCCTGGTCGCCCGCTGGTACGCCGAACAGCACCCCGACGCCCAGGTGGTGGCCCTGCTGCCCGACGAGGGACACCGCTACCAGGACTCCGTCTACCAGGACGAGTGGCTGGCCGCCCGGGGCTTCCTCGACGCGCCGCCCGCCACCGCGCCGCGCACCGTCACCCACCCGGAACAGGCCCTCGGCGACTGGGCCCGCATGGAGTGGCGCCGCCGCAGTCTGGACGACGCCCTCCGCGCACCGGGGACCGACCACGCCGCCACCGCCCCCAGGGAGCCCCGATGA